A single Venturia canescens isolate UGA chromosome 1, ASM1945775v1, whole genome shotgun sequence DNA region contains:
- the Dhx15 gene encoding putative pre-mRNA-splicing factor ATP-dependent RNA helicase PRP1 translates to MSKRRIEVVDPYVKRRADGQENVPSPVQVGNSTSAQLNPYTGLPYTRRYHDFLKKRITLPVFEYRSDFMRLLAQHQCIVLVGETGSGKTTQIPQWCVEYSISVGKKGVACTQPRRVAAMSVAQRVSEEMDVILGMQVGYSIRFEDCSSVHTVLKYMTDGMLLREGMSDPMLEAYQVILLDEAHERTLATDLLMGVLKEVIKQRSDLKLVIMSATLDAGKFQQYFDNAPLMNVPGRTHPVEIFYTPEPERDYLEAAIRTVVQIHMCEEGSGDLLLFLTGQEEIEEACKRIKREMDNLGPDVGELKCIPLYSTLPPNLQQRIFEAAPPNKPNGAVGRKVVVSTNIAETSLTIDGVVFVIDPGFAKQKVYNPRIRVESLLVSPISKASAQQRAGRAGRTRPGKCFRLYTEKAFKNEMQDNTYPEILRSNLGSVVLQLKKLGIDDLVHFDFMDPPAPETLMRALELLNYLAALDDDGNLTDLGAIMAEFPLDPQLAKMLIASCNHNCSNEILSITAMLSVPQCFVRPNEAKKAADDAKMKFAHIDGDHLTLLNVYHAFKQNLEDPTWCYDHFVNYRSLKSGDNVREQLCRIMDRFSLKRTSTDFTSKDYYINIRKALVNGFFMQVAHLERTGHYQTIKDNQAVQLHPSSCLDHKPEWVIYNEFVLTTKNYIRTVTDIKPDWLLTIAPQYYDLRNFPQCEAKAQLELIQTRLDSKQYQEGF, encoded by the exons ATGTCCAAACGGAGGATTGAAGTTGTAGACCCTTACGTCAAGAGACGAGC AGATGGTCAAGAAAATGTACCATCACCGGTACAGGTGGGAAACAGTACATCGGCACAGCTGAATCCCTACACAGGACTGCCTTACACTCGTAGATATCATGATTTTCTGAAGAAGAGAATAACCTTACCAGTCTTTGAGTACAGAAGTGACTTTATGAGACTATTGGCACAACATCAGTGTATCGTACTGGTGGGTGAGACAGGTTCTGGGAAAACAACTCAGATACCGCAATGGTGCGTGGAATATTCAATCTCtgtgggaaaaaaaggagtaGCTTGTACGCAACCCAGAAGAGTAGCAGCGATGTCGGTGGCACAACGAGTTTCTGAAGAAATGGATGTAATTTTGGGAATGCAAGTTGGTTACAGTATTCGTTTTGAGGATTGTAGCTCGGTTCATACAGTCCTAAAATACATGACCGATGGTATGTTATTGCGGGAAGGTATGTCTGATCCCATGCTCGAAGCTTATCAAGTAATATTATTGGACGAAGCTCACGAGAGGACACTTGCAACCGATTTACTCATGGGAGTACTGAAAGAAGTAATAAAACAAAGATCCGATTTGAAACTCGTAATTATGAGCGCGACCCTTGATGCTGGCAAATTTCAACAATACTTTGATAATGCGCCTTTGATGAATGTTCCTGGCCGAACACATCctgttgaaatattttacaCACCCGAGCCAGAGCGCGATTATCTCGAAGCTGCTATAAGAACAGTTGTACAGATACACATGTGCGAAGAGGGTAGCGGTGATCTTTTGCTGTTTCTTACGGGTCAAGAAGAAATCGAGGAAGCTTGCAAGAGAATCAAACGTGAAATGGACAACTTAGGACCCGATGTCGGAGAGCTCAAATGCATTCCACTCTATTCCACCCTGCCACCGAATTTGCAACAACGAATATTTGAGGCAGCCCCTCCCAATAAACCCAATGGTGCCGTTGGAAGAAAAGTCGTTGTTTCAACCAATATCGCCGAAACTTCGTTGACCATCGATGGTGTAGTTTTTGTCATCGATCCTGGGTTTGCCAAACAAAAG GTTTACAATCCAAGGATTCGAGTTGAATCACTCCTAGTATCACCGATTAGCAAAGCTTCGGCTCAACAGAGAGCTGGACGAGCGGGTCGTACGCGACCCGGAAAATGCTTCAGGTTGTATACCGAAAAAGCATTCAAAAACGAGATGCAGGACAATACTTATCCCGAAATTCTACGATCTAATTTGGGAAGTGTTGTTTTACAACTTAAAAAACTTGGCATTGATGATCTG GTTCACTTTGACTTCATGGATCCACCGGCTCCTGAAACTCTAATGCGAGCTCTGGAACTGTTAAATTATCTTGCTGCTCTTGACGACGATGGAAATTTGACGGATTTGGGAGCTATAATGGCGGAATTTCCACTCGATCCTCAACTTGCGAAAATGCTTATAGCATCTTGTAATCACAATTGTAGCAACGAGATACTCAGTATAACAGCGATGCTGTCAG TCCCACAGTGCTTTGTGAGACCGAACGAGGCCAAGAAAGCAGCCGATGAcgcaaaaatgaaatttgctcATATCGATGGTGACCATTTGACGTTATTGAATGTTTATCACGCTTTCAAACAAA ATCTGGAAGATCCAACATGGTGTTACGACCATTTCGTGAATTATCGATCCTTGAAGAGCGGTGATAATGTCAGAGAACAATTGTGCCGAATCATGGACAGATTCTCGCTCAAGCGTACCTCTACCGATTTCACTTCGAAGGATTATTACATCAATATTAGAAAAGCCCTCGTCAATGGTTTTTTCATGCAG GTTGCACACTTGGAGAGAACCGGTCATTATCAAACGATCAAAGACAATCAAGCTGTACAGTTACATCCAAGCAGCTGTTTGGATCATAAGCCCGAATGGGTTATATACAATGAGTTCGTTTTAACgacgaaaaattatattagGACAGTGACTGACATAAAAC cCGATTGGTTACTGACGATTGCACCACAGTACTACGATTTGCGAAATTTCCCGCAGTGCGAGGCGAAAGCACAGCTGGAATTAATACAAACTCGATTAGACTCGAAACAGTATCAAGAGGGATTTTAA